A portion of the Natrinema salaciae genome contains these proteins:
- a CDS encoding phosphatase PAP2 family protein, with protein MSRGFGWFDAFREVAPEWAVVLLGFVTQLGDVWFLGLLVGTLYWFETEDRGRIAAVFGLLLAGLSLITALKHAFALPRPNRVLVEIGALPEAVHPLYEATATATGYGFPSGHALMTTIVYLSLARYTSVSTRRRRYLGAAGLVTAVCLSRVGLGVHYLVDVIAGVGVGLGFLVLVWRLFDRHPTHRGTLGFGLAVVLAAVALWTTGGDSDAVLLTGASIGAFAGWQVALVARGLDAGRGPIRASRPLTARTAAVVLSVASLVGLTGYYWPVSLLAGSGVLGLLVAAFVVAPVLYRTGDDGGFRNRSASRSQ; from the coding sequence ATGTCCCGAGGGTTCGGCTGGTTCGACGCGTTTCGCGAGGTCGCACCGGAGTGGGCCGTCGTACTGCTCGGGTTCGTGACCCAGCTCGGCGACGTGTGGTTTCTCGGGCTGCTCGTCGGGACGCTCTACTGGTTCGAAACGGAGGACCGGGGACGGATCGCTGCCGTCTTCGGGCTGTTACTGGCCGGACTCTCGCTCATCACGGCGCTGAAACACGCGTTCGCGCTGCCGCGGCCGAACCGCGTACTCGTCGAGATCGGCGCGCTTCCGGAAGCGGTACACCCGCTGTACGAAGCCACCGCGACGGCGACCGGCTACGGCTTTCCGAGCGGCCACGCCCTGATGACGACGATCGTCTACCTGAGTCTGGCCAGGTACACTTCCGTCAGCACGCGGCGGCGGCGGTACCTCGGCGCGGCCGGGCTCGTGACCGCGGTCTGTCTCTCGCGCGTCGGGCTCGGCGTTCACTACCTCGTCGACGTGATCGCCGGCGTCGGCGTCGGGCTCGGGTTCCTGGTTCTCGTCTGGCGGCTCTTCGATCGGCACCCCACCCACCGCGGCACGCTCGGGTTCGGGCTCGCGGTCGTTCTCGCGGCCGTCGCCCTCTGGACGACCGGCGGGGACTCCGACGCCGTGCTCCTGACGGGTGCGTCGATCGGCGCGTTCGCCGGCTGGCAAGTCGCCCTCGTCGCTCGCGGGCTCGACGCCGGGCGCGGGCCGATACGGGCCAGTCGCCCGCTCACCGCGAGAACCGCCGCGGTCGTCCTCTCGGTCGCCTCGCTCGTCGGCCTCACCGGCTACTACTGGCCGGTCTCGCTGCTCGCCGGAAGCGGTGTCCTCGGGCTGCTCGTCGCCGCGTTCGTCGTCGCGCCGGTCCTCTACCGCACCGGGGACGACGGCGGGTTCCGGAACCGGTCGGCCTCCCGATCGCAGTAG